GATGGCCAAGGTATGTAAAGTTCATATTATTAGTATTACAGTTTTGTGactttatatacatatatatactgtaaatatttttgttctCAGTTCATACAGGACAGATCTATGGAGGCAAAGAGGCTGAGCCACATAGCAGGCCTTACATGGtgattttggagaaaaaaatgagTAATGGTGTAATAAAACACTGTGGGGGTTTCATTCTGAATGAAGATTTTGTGATAACTGCAGCCCACTGCCAAGCCAAGTCAGTATAACACAACTTATGTTTACCTGTGGAAAGTAATGGTGCTAGGAATTGTGTGATCATTTGTTAGAAGTTCTGAATTTAACAATGTGCTTCATAAATTATGACATAAATTCAGTTTCCTTAATATTCATTTTACcttaatagttttatttattgaatacaTTGTTCTCACAATCTATtcttaaatacaaatatatttttatatataatatatatttttggcaCTTACTGTCATTTCAGGTCCTACAGAGTCTTACTCGGAGTGCATGATTACTCTAAGACAAAAGAAATACAGAGTATAGATGTGGAAAAAGCATTTCCACATAAAGACTATAATTCGACTGATTACATAAATGACGTGATGATTCTTAAGGTAAGAAGCAGTTCATTGCTGTTGATATGTGTGTTAATGtctatttttgttattttcagttttggtttgtcattttgtttaaatgCTCTATTGATTAATCCAATTGATATTTAtaccttttaaatatattttcacctcTTCCTGTTCCTCAAGTTGAGCTCCAAGGTGAAATTCAGCGAAACTGTGAAAGCCATCCCCCTCGCAGGCCAAAATGATGGCTCTCCAAAATCATGCATAGTCTCTGGCTGGGGATCAACCAGCAAAGAAAATGAACCTGGTCAACGTATGTCTCGTGTACTCATGGAAGTCAATGTAACTCTCATTGACAATGAGTTTTGTAAAAGCAATGGCATGTACTGCTCTGAGGGAGAGGTTGGACCACGTGTGGTACGTACATTtttgtaacataaaaaaataaccaaacattCGTCCACTATTACAATTAATTCACTGCATACGTTGTGTGTGCTTCCAGGGAGACTCCGGTGGTCCATTGGTCTGTGAAGATGGGAAGGCGTATGGAGTGGTGTCCCATTCCTTCCAAGACTCGTATCGTTATACTATGATCTCTGACCACATCATGACATGGATTGTTTCGacaattaaaaatgcatgaaaaggCTCTTGTGCATGTCACATTTGATTAATCAAATCAcaacatttgaatttatttcattgtattagTATAACACTGGAGAACAGATCTTAAAGCAGTAAAACTGTCAGACCAAAGTCTGGATTTACTTGCTTGAGAGGGTTTTTTAGCTTGATTTGACTGACTTCAGAAAGTGACATGTTTTGGCCTGTAATggcactgctgtttgttttttttttctgctgcttgacaACGTGACAACTACACATTAGTCAATAATGTTTAGATTACAATTcattacaattttatttttacaagcCAAGCATTGCATGCAAATTAGTTATGGCTTAAGAAATATGAGTGTAGATGCTGTTTAATAGATGTGATATATGATATTAGATACCATATGTTATTCTGCTCTTTAATGcaacattataaacatttaatacattacAGTTTTGTGCATCATCTAGACTTGATAAAATGAGAACACGGGGTCCTTTAAGTTTGTATTGTACCATCTTTTCAACAATAAACTGTTGTTCTCTCACCATGTTTTCTCAGTACCTCTGTTCATTCCTGTCTGAGCCAGAGTTAAATCAACAGTGAAGACAACACTGCCTCCTTGTGAAGAAAGTATGAAACAAGAAGAGAGTCACTGTTCACTTCAAGAAGACAGAACTGAAACTGTTATAATAACCATCATTCATAAGTAGTAACTTGATAGTTAAGTAAAATGAACTAATCACACTAATTATACCTAATACTATGAAGAGAACATTACAGTGAATAGATGGACTAGATATGGTTTGACTATTTTGTAATgtataaaacagacacaaaattgTTTGTTGTGATATAGGAAATGTTGATATTTCTCTCATTGCACTAACTCTTGATGGCCAAGGTATataaagcagcatttttaaGGCTTTTTCATATTATAAGTATTACCGTTTTGTgacttcatatatatatatatactgtaaatatttcgTTCTCAGTTCATACAGGACAGATCTTTGGAGGAACATAGCAGGCCTTACATGGTGATTTTGGAGAGACAGTTGCATGATGgtttaataaaacactgtggGGGTTTCATTCTGACTGAAAATTGTGTGATGACTGCAGCCCACTGCCAAGCCAAGTCAGCATAACACAACTTATGTTAACCGGTGGAAAGTAATGGTGAAACAGCAGTATACTTCATACCTCTGTCTTATCGAGCTCGTATTTTTAGTTATGTTCAGAGACTAGAATGCATCCTTACTGCACCCTTACATACTTTCTACACTTACAGAGACCATGACATATAGGTGCGCTAATTAGTTTATTGGTAATGGCAGGTAAGACAGTGATGAACCACACTATAACAAAATGCAAGATATAGTTTGTGACACACCATTTTTGCCCCCTTTGGTactaatcaataaaaaaaaaccaaaaaaacaactagtAATAGTACACCTTGCATGCATTTTACTTAAAAtacaaccacagacacacacatgcatgcacgtatacacacacacacacacacacactcacacacacacacacacacacaatgggcTGCCACACAGAATAGTGCACTGGGAGTAATTATGGGTACCTtgcaccttggcagtgcccagcAGGTGAATTGGCACTCCAGCTACAGAGTGtaccttccatactttggtccatactggccATCCTCCTGGTCGCAAGCCAgatccctacagactgagctactgccacccctATTATGGGCGATTTTTTCTATAACTcatctgttggttttttttttttttgaaggcttaaagttatgcataattaagagcatggccactttgattgacaggtggatgccatCAAAGGTGGCTCGTTAAAGAAGTTTTCTCATTGTATTCTAATCTCAAAATGCTCAAAAAGGCTTAATTTATGTATGAAAATAAGTGAATGTATTGTAAGGAAGAATAGCCCTAGAACACACAATTTGATCTTAGATTTGTCGCCTATTTTGCTAGTAGAGACTATTAGAGTTTGTAGGTTTAAGATAAATGTATTATGTAATATGTGTTCTAGTTATGATGGGAGTCATACGCTGTTGCAGATGAGACAGCAAGATAAACAAAACTGCTAAATGTCACCTAAAAACACAATCTTACATTGACAGTTACTTGGACACCCAGCCAATCTGCtttttgagagaaataaaaaaaaagggtgaagtGATTTAGAAAGAGCATTCTCTGT
Above is a window of Larimichthys crocea isolate SSNF chromosome XVII, L_crocea_2.0, whole genome shotgun sequence DNA encoding:
- the LOC109137338 gene encoding mast cell protease 1 isoform X1, whose translation is MSIHCELVILILALTLDGQVHTGQIYGGKEAEPHSRPYMVILEKKMSNGVIKHCGGFILNEDFVITAAHCQAKSYRVLLGVHDYSKTKEIQSIDVEKAFPHKDYNSTDYINDVMILKLSSKVKFSETVKAIPLAGQNDGSPKSCIVSGWGSTSKENEPGQRMSRVLMEVNVTLIDNEFCKSNGMYCSEGEVGPRVGDSGGPLVCEDGKAYGVVSHSFQDSYRYTMISDHIMTWIVSTIKNA
- the LOC109137338 gene encoding serine protease ami isoform X2 translates to MILKLSSKVKFSETVKAIPLAGQNDGSPKSCIVSGWGSTSKENEPGQRMSRVLMEVNVTLIDNEFCKSNGMYCSEGEVGPRVGDSGGPLVCEDGKAYGVVSHSFQDSYRYTMISDHIMTWIVSTIKNA